Proteins encoded in a region of the Wenzhouxiangella sp. XN201 genome:
- a CDS encoding TIGR02449 family protein, whose translation MDSLEQTTRSLDRLEQRVKELFDRVERLEDENNSLRARQESLVAERATLVQRNEEARTRVEAMIERLKALENAG comes from the coding sequence ATGGACTCGCTGGAGCAGACAACCCGCAGCCTTGACCGGCTCGAGCAGCGCGTCAAGGAGCTGTTCGACCGCGTCGAACGGCTCGAGGACGAGAACAATTCCCTGCGCGCGCGGCAGGAATCATTGGTCGCCGAGCGGGCGACGCTGGTGCAGCGCAACGAGGAGGCCCGGACACGGGTCGAGGCCATGATCGAGCGCCTCAAGGCGCTGGAGAACGCAGGATAG
- a CDS encoding cell division protein ZapA: MSESPEPVTVRIVDREYRVMCTPDQRRTLMESALFLDQQMREIRDSGKVSSMDKIAVMAALNLAEEVLRLRQNVLDRRDKVDARVRDLADRLDRALEQD; encoded by the coding sequence ATGAGTGAGTCACCCGAACCGGTAACCGTGCGCATCGTTGACCGCGAGTATCGCGTGATGTGCACACCCGACCAGCGTCGCACTCTGATGGAGTCGGCGCTGTTTCTCGATCAGCAGATGCGCGAGATTCGCGATTCCGGCAAGGTCTCTTCGATGGACAAGATTGCCGTCATGGCGGCGCTCAACCTGGCCGAGGAAGTCCTCAGGCTGCGTCAGAATGTGCTCGACCGGCGTGACAAGGTGGACGCGCGAGTGCGCGATCTGGCTGATCGGCTTGATCGGGCTCTGGAGCAGGACTAG